One window of Gloeothece citriformis PCC 7424 genomic DNA carries:
- the dapA gene encoding 4-hydroxy-tetrahydrodipicolinate synthase, translating into MTNQSFGRVLTAMVTPFDDQGRVNYTVAEELAAHLVSNGSDGLVVCGTTGESPTLSLEEKCQLFAVVKQAVGQKAKVIAGTGTNSTEKSIEATQKAAKIGIDGSLQVVPYYNKPPQEGLYHHFRAIAEACPDLPIMLYNVPGRTSQNLLPETVARLAEIDNIVAIKEASGSIDQACKIRSLTPPSFALYSGEDFLTLPLMTVGAIGVVSVASHLVGLQMQEMIQGFEVGKNALATEIHLTLFPLFKVLFCTTNPIPVKAALKMQGWKVGGVRPPLCELSGEEQKTLETVLKKLSLV; encoded by the coding sequence ATGACTAATCAGAGTTTTGGAAGGGTACTCACGGCAATGGTGACCCCCTTTGATGACCAAGGACGGGTCAATTATACAGTGGCAGAAGAATTAGCAGCCCACTTAGTCTCCAACGGCAGCGATGGGTTAGTGGTGTGTGGAACAACCGGAGAATCTCCTACCCTCAGCTTAGAAGAAAAATGTCAACTTTTCGCAGTGGTTAAACAAGCAGTTGGCCAGAAGGCGAAAGTTATCGCCGGAACCGGCACCAATTCAACGGAAAAATCTATTGAAGCTACCCAAAAAGCTGCTAAGATAGGAATAGACGGATCATTACAGGTAGTTCCCTATTACAATAAACCTCCCCAAGAAGGGCTATATCACCATTTCCGAGCGATCGCAGAAGCTTGTCCAGACCTGCCGATAATGCTGTATAATGTGCCAGGGCGTACCAGTCAAAACTTACTCCCTGAAACGGTGGCTAGATTGGCTGAGATTGATAATATTGTTGCTATCAAAGAAGCGAGTGGGAGCATCGACCAAGCTTGTAAAATCCGCAGTTTAACCCCCCCGTCGTTTGCTTTATATTCAGGAGAAGATTTTTTGACACTTCCCTTGATGACGGTTGGAGCAATAGGGGTTGTCAGCGTAGCAAGTCATTTAGTAGGTCTTCAGATGCAGGAAATGATCCAAGGGTTTGAAGTCGGAAAAAATGCACTAGCCACAGAAATCCATTTAACTCTTTTTCCCCTATTTAAAGTCTTATTTTGTACAACCAATCCTATCCCCGTAAAAGCGGCTTTAAAGATGCAGGGGTGGAAAGTAGGCGGAGTTCGTCCCCCTCTTTGTGAGTTGTCTGGGGAAGAGCAAAAAACTTTAGAAACGGTTTTAAAAAAATTATCTTTAGTTTAA
- a CDS encoding aspartate-semialdehyde dehydrogenase gives MTKEINVAILGATGAVGTELIDLLDRRNFPIANLKLLASGRSAGKSLTFKGESLTVEEVTQESFQGIDLVLASAGGSTSKAWAQTIVDAGAVMVDNSSAFRMNPQVPLVVPEINPTAASQHQGIIANPNCTTILMGMAVYPLHQIQPVKRLVVATYQSASGAGARAMEEVKIQAQAILNDQTPTAEILPYPLAFNLFPHNSALNELGYCEEEMKMVNETRKIFGDPNIRISATCVRVPVLRAHSEAINLEFDAPFSVDQAKAILNNAPGVKVVEDWQRNYFPMPIDATGQDDVLVGRIRQDLSHPCGLELWLCGDQIRKGAALNAIQIGELLLQENLLHPSKTVAVSVGQ, from the coding sequence TTGACAAAAGAAATTAATGTTGCTATCCTCGGCGCAACCGGAGCAGTGGGAACGGAATTAATAGACCTACTCGATCGGCGGAATTTTCCCATCGCTAATCTAAAACTCCTCGCTTCTGGTCGTTCTGCGGGTAAAAGTCTGACGTTTAAAGGGGAATCTTTAACGGTAGAAGAAGTCACTCAAGAGTCTTTTCAAGGAATAGATTTAGTCTTAGCCTCGGCGGGGGGTTCTACCTCCAAAGCTTGGGCGCAAACCATTGTCGATGCTGGGGCGGTTATGGTAGATAACTCCAGCGCCTTTCGGATGAATCCCCAAGTGCCCCTCGTTGTTCCAGAAATTAATCCCACTGCGGCCTCTCAACATCAGGGGATTATTGCTAACCCGAACTGTACCACCATTCTCATGGGTATGGCGGTTTATCCCTTACATCAGATTCAACCCGTTAAACGGTTGGTGGTGGCCACCTATCAATCAGCCAGTGGAGCCGGAGCAAGGGCGATGGAAGAGGTGAAAATTCAAGCTCAAGCGATTTTAAATGACCAAACTCCAACCGCAGAAATTTTACCCTATCCCCTAGCCTTTAATTTATTTCCCCATAATTCCGCTCTCAATGAGTTAGGCTATTGTGAGGAAGAAATGAAAATGGTTAACGAAACTCGCAAAATTTTTGGCGATCCGAATATTCGTATTAGTGCAACTTGTGTTAGAGTGCCGGTATTAAGGGCCCATTCAGAAGCCATTAATTTAGAATTTGATGCTCCTTTCTCGGTAGACCAAGCTAAAGCTATTTTGAACAATGCCCCTGGGGTCAAAGTCGTTGAAGATTGGCAGAGAAATTATTTCCCCATGCCCATTGACGCAACCGGACAAGATGACGTATTAGTGGGAAGAATTCGTCAAGATCTCTCTCATCCTTGTGGGTTAGAATTGTGGCTATGTGGGGATCAAATTCGCAAAGGAGCAGCCCTCAACGCCATTCAAATTGGGGAATTATTACTCCAAGAAAATCTACTTCACCCGTCAAAAACGGTAGCCGTTTCTGTGGGACAATAA
- the sat gene encoding sulfate adenylyltransferase: protein MSTHTTEGILPHGGQLVNRIATPAERDEFLEQADHLPRVQLDERATSDLIMIAIGGFSPLHGFMEYADYESVVEDMRLSNGLPWSIPITLSVSEEIADPLKEGSWIRLDDAEGKFIGVLELTQKYRYNKAHEAVNVYKTDEHQHPGVKVVYEQGAINLAGPVWLLQRDPHPQFPKYQIDPAESRQLFLEKGWKTIVGFQTRNPIHRAHEYIQKCALEVVDGLFLHPLVGATKSDDIPADVRMRCYEIMLDKYFPQDRVMLAINPSAMRYAGPREAIFHALIRKNYGCTHFIVGRDHAGVGDYYGTYDAQYIFDEFKPEEIGIVPMKFEHAFYCKRTAQMATTKTSPSLKEERIHLSGTKVREMLRRGELPPPEFSRPEVATELINAMQKQS, encoded by the coding sequence ATGAGTACACATACAACAGAAGGTATTTTGCCTCACGGCGGTCAGTTAGTCAATCGGATTGCTACCCCAGCAGAACGAGATGAATTTCTCGAACAAGCGGATCATCTTCCCAGAGTTCAACTCGATGAACGAGCCACTTCAGACCTGATCATGATTGCTATTGGGGGATTTAGTCCGCTTCATGGCTTCATGGAATATGCAGATTATGAAAGCGTCGTTGAGGATATGCGCTTATCTAATGGTCTGCCTTGGTCTATTCCTATTACTCTCTCTGTTTCAGAAGAAATTGCCGATCCTTTGAAAGAAGGGAGTTGGATTCGTCTTGATGACGCTGAAGGCAAGTTTATCGGGGTACTGGAGTTAACCCAAAAATACCGCTACAACAAAGCTCATGAAGCGGTTAATGTCTATAAAACCGATGAACATCAACATCCAGGGGTAAAAGTCGTTTATGAACAAGGGGCAATTAATTTAGCTGGCCCAGTGTGGTTACTGCAAAGAGACCCCCATCCTCAATTTCCTAAATATCAAATTGATCCCGCCGAGTCTCGCCAACTGTTTCTCGAAAAAGGCTGGAAAACCATTGTCGGATTTCAAACCCGCAACCCCATTCACCGCGCTCATGAATACATTCAAAAATGTGCTTTAGAGGTCGTTGATGGGCTATTTCTTCATCCCTTAGTCGGAGCGACTAAAAGTGATGATATTCCGGCTGATGTGCGGATGCGTTGTTACGAAATCATGCTCGATAAATATTTCCCTCAAGACCGAGTCATGTTAGCCATCAATCCCTCGGCAATGCGCTACGCTGGCCCTAGAGAAGCCATTTTTCACGCCTTAATCCGCAAAAATTACGGCTGTACTCACTTTATCGTCGGTCGAGATCATGCGGGAGTCGGGGACTATTATGGGACTTACGACGCTCAATATATTTTCGATGAATTCAAACCCGAAGAAATCGGCATCGTGCCCATGAAGTTTGAACACGCTTTCTATTGTAAGCGTACCGCGCAAATGGCCACCACCAAAACCAGTCCCAGTCTCAAAGAAGAACGAATTCATTTATCCGGGACAAAAGTTCGAGAAATGTTACGACGGGGTGAATTACCTCCTCCAGAATTTTCTCGTCCAGAAGTGGCTACTGAATTAATCAATGCCATGCAAAAACAATCCTAA
- a CDS encoding caspase family protein — translation MGLDRRNFLQRAGLGVLTLGIHQTGLSLLSLNPAINSKINRYYKTLAAPTPRKLALLVGINDYGDNEHLKGCITDVERQQDLLIHRFGFQPQDILTLTGRVATREGIEQAFLEHLSQQALSSDVVVFHFSGYGSRAKLPTNPQPDTSDNFRFVDSFIPSDGILPSKKNLVMNDVLLETLMLLGQSLLTDKFTLVLDTSHYSSGKLLQGNLRIRSFPDSDHAPNTEELAFQEQLKAKIKEQHPKGKQSPTEGIILSAAKNNQIAAEIQGDNWSSGLFTYALTQYLWQITPASKIIIALSKTTEQVEQIMGSRQIPTLNSNTKLNRLAYYLMPETLVGAEGVITKLDNKTSSAQGKLTGLPPALINYYRINSRFKLISAPQVPSSEIPDNTIVQLTNKDGLTFTVQPVDKPPSGDFPFQVGQQLQEWIRVLPRQIGLLVALDQSLEKIERVDATSAFSGINIVSPVINPGENLADCLFARVAPSQDDHPQTPNSTESASKGYGLLWPGGLVIPNTVGKENEAVKSAIQRLSPQLETLLAAKLWRLTVNEHSSWLGVSATLEKIAQTPQPLVYRSTRQAALMTCGGSNPENYLSKLSGCPQGLASTLVTEPSSLSSDEIEGLPKFSIGTPIQYRLENHSDRPIYCLLFALDATGSAITLYSPQPVRTSPSPEPVKVLKQPVIEPGKTIILPKPSSDLYWRVSGPQGLVEVFIVCSVAPFEKTLEALAAKQSFSGEQEQILTLPNPLDVTQALLQDLHRVSDVKINLNGSSSDSYVMDVSLWATLSFIYQVVE, via the coding sequence ATGGGACTCGATCGGCGAAATTTTCTGCAACGAGCAGGTTTAGGGGTATTGACGTTGGGAATTCATCAAACAGGATTATCGCTGTTAAGCCTTAATCCGGCCATCAACTCTAAAATCAATCGTTATTACAAAACCCTAGCCGCACCAACTCCCCGGAAGTTGGCTTTATTGGTGGGAATTAATGACTATGGGGACAATGAGCATTTAAAAGGATGTATTACCGATGTCGAACGGCAACAAGATTTACTGATTCATCGCTTTGGATTTCAGCCTCAAGATATCCTCACCCTAACCGGACGAGTAGCGACTCGTGAAGGGATCGAACAAGCTTTTTTAGAACACCTCAGCCAACAAGCCCTCTCATCTGATGTCGTAGTCTTCCATTTTAGCGGATATGGGTCAAGAGCTAAACTCCCGACCAACCCACAACCAGACACCTCAGATAATTTTCGCTTTGTCGATAGTTTCATTCCCAGCGATGGCATTTTACCGAGTAAAAAAAATTTGGTCATGAACGATGTGCTGCTAGAAACATTAATGCTTTTAGGGCAATCGCTTCTCACCGATAAATTTACTCTCGTTCTCGATACCAGTCATTACAGCAGTGGCAAATTATTACAGGGAAACTTGAGAATTCGCTCATTCCCTGACTCGGATCATGCCCCCAACACCGAAGAGTTAGCCTTTCAAGAACAATTAAAAGCAAAAATTAAAGAGCAACATCCCAAAGGAAAGCAATCGCCAACGGAGGGGATCATTCTTTCCGCCGCTAAAAATAATCAAATAGCAGCAGAAATTCAAGGAGATAATTGGAGTTCAGGATTATTTACTTACGCCCTAACCCAATATCTTTGGCAAATTACCCCGGCGAGTAAAATTATTATTGCCCTCTCTAAAACTACCGAACAAGTAGAACAAATTATGGGATCTCGGCAAATCCCCACCCTCAACAGTAACACTAAACTCAATCGTTTAGCCTATTATTTGATGCCAGAAACCTTAGTCGGGGCAGAAGGGGTGATCACGAAACTAGACAACAAAACCTCAAGCGCCCAAGGAAAGTTAACCGGACTGCCTCCGGCACTGATCAATTATTACAGGATTAATTCTCGATTTAAATTAATTTCTGCTCCTCAAGTTCCCTCATCCGAGATCCCAGACAACACAATCGTACAATTGACGAATAAAGACGGGTTAACTTTTACGGTTCAACCGGTCGATAAACCCCCTTCTGGAGACTTTCCCTTTCAAGTCGGACAACAACTCCAAGAGTGGATCAGAGTTTTACCCCGTCAAATCGGATTGTTAGTCGCCCTAGATCAAAGTTTAGAAAAAATTGAACGGGTTGATGCTACGAGTGCTTTTTCGGGAATTAACATCGTTTCCCCTGTGATTAACCCAGGAGAAAACTTAGCCGACTGCCTTTTTGCCAGAGTCGCTCCCTCCCAAGACGATCATCCTCAAACCCCTAATTCTACCGAATCAGCCTCTAAAGGGTATGGATTATTATGGCCAGGAGGATTAGTCATTCCGAATACGGTAGGAAAAGAAAATGAGGCAGTAAAATCAGCGATTCAACGCTTAAGCCCTCAGTTAGAAACCCTTTTAGCCGCTAAATTATGGCGATTAACCGTCAATGAACACTCCTCATGGTTAGGGGTCAGCGCTACCCTGGAAAAAATCGCTCAAACGCCCCAACCCTTAGTGTATCGTTCTACCCGTCAAGCGGCTTTAATGACTTGTGGCGGATCTAATCCAGAAAATTATCTCTCTAAACTCTCCGGCTGTCCCCAAGGGTTAGCATCTACCCTAGTCACTGAACCGTCCTCTCTCTCATCGGATGAAATAGAAGGATTACCCAAATTTTCCATCGGCACTCCGATTCAATATCGTCTCGAAAACCATAGCGATCGCCCAATTTATTGTCTGTTGTTTGCCCTCGATGCCACTGGCAGCGCAATTACCCTTTACAGTCCTCAACCCGTTCGGACAAGTCCCTCTCCAGAACCGGTTAAAGTCTTAAAACAGCCTGTGATTGAACCGGGTAAGACCATTATTTTACCTAAGCCATCGAGTGATTTATACTGGAGAGTCTCAGGCCCTCAAGGATTAGTCGAGGTTTTTATTGTTTGTTCCGTTGCCCCCTTTGAAAAAACCCTAGAGGCATTAGCCGCTAAACAGTCTTTTAGTGGGGAACAAGAACAAATCCTGACTTTACCTAATCCTTTAGACGTAACTCAAGCCTTATTACAAGATTTACATCGGGTCAGTGATGTTAAAATCAATCTCAACGGCAGTTCATCCGATAGTTATGTGATGGATGTGAGCTTATGGGCAACCTTAAGCTTTATTTATCAAGTTGTCGAGTAA
- a CDS encoding DUF6930 domain-containing protein, with product MNILPQTTRRRLQKIPQTPSVWEGDRRSLSGLKSSLDPNSDSNGECIIWVDGSEGFVRAMDVVSPEMGPEAIVRTLLRAIETPHTPAKPGRPQKIVVRSREIQFFLRGALQNLDISIDYVPELPLIDELFRGFEEMNNARPPAIPASYEPLLKKTAYEIWQAQPWNLLADHDIIGIELNHSGIDTLYACIMGMLGREYGIILYRSLDSLKQFRQAAVEEKTANQLEKAFLAQDCWFLNFESMYDFDEDEDEEEDEDFDLADLPISEIRPLFGSVHPYEGIRPFLDEEEASSVYLALEALLKFFHANESDLAEEMIGEISTTVNVSLLKEEQNEQSISITVSTLPQLSGELLNMIEEMEDDDEDNDNLEVPLRDDLVPENSFLSLGVVPWDLLEQIQEREKIHYQSQTISPKGEGLPVIMIQTSRPKAKTLINKIQECGGLEGICFNPGEDPFSGHHYDLGILQMANGNLYLFGEFLADDPEHIQARRKWDNRCQQTKGYCGLIVAMGVTGSSRGKPQLNDMMALFETKAVDSQVLAMGVLQLMPQFEF from the coding sequence ATGAACATTCTCCCTCAGACGACTCGTCGTCGGCTTCAAAAAATTCCTCAAACTCCCAGCGTCTGGGAAGGAGATCGTCGTTCCTTATCAGGATTGAAATCGTCATTAGATCCTAACTCAGATAGCAATGGAGAGTGTATCATCTGGGTTGATGGCTCAGAAGGCTTTGTAAGAGCAATGGACGTAGTTTCTCCTGAGATGGGACCAGAAGCGATCGTAAGGACTTTACTGCGAGCTATTGAAACGCCTCACACTCCCGCTAAACCGGGACGGCCTCAAAAAATTGTCGTCCGTTCTAGAGAAATACAGTTTTTTTTACGGGGTGCGCTGCAAAATCTCGATATTTCTATTGATTATGTGCCTGAATTACCCCTAATTGATGAACTTTTCCGGGGATTTGAGGAGATGAATAATGCTAGACCTCCCGCCATTCCCGCCTCTTATGAACCTCTGCTGAAAAAAACTGCCTATGAGATTTGGCAAGCTCAACCTTGGAATCTGTTGGCCGATCACGATATTATCGGCATAGAATTAAATCATTCAGGCATTGATACTCTCTACGCCTGTATTATGGGAATGCTCGGTCGAGAATATGGGATTATTCTTTATCGTTCTCTGGATTCCCTAAAGCAATTTCGTCAAGCGGCGGTAGAAGAAAAAACGGCTAATCAATTAGAAAAAGCGTTTTTGGCTCAAGATTGTTGGTTTTTAAATTTTGAGTCTATGTATGATTTTGATGAAGATGAAGACGAGGAGGAAGACGAGGATTTTGATCTCGCTGATTTACCCATTTCTGAGATTCGTCCCCTTTTTGGTAGTGTTCATCCTTATGAAGGCATTAGACCGTTTTTGGATGAAGAAGAAGCGAGTTCGGTGTATTTAGCTTTAGAAGCTTTGTTAAAATTTTTCCACGCTAATGAATCTGATTTAGCCGAAGAAATGATCGGCGAAATTAGCACGACCGTTAATGTATCTCTGCTTAAAGAGGAGCAAAACGAACAATCAATTTCTATTACTGTTTCTACCTTACCTCAGTTATCGGGTGAGTTATTAAACATGATAGAAGAAATGGAAGATGATGATGAAGATAATGACAACCTGGAAGTTCCTCTTCGAGATGATTTAGTTCCTGAAAATTCTTTCCTCAGTCTTGGGGTCGTTCCTTGGGATTTATTAGAACAAATACAAGAACGCGAAAAAATTCATTATCAATCTCAAACGATTTCGCCTAAAGGGGAGGGATTACCTGTCATTATGATTCAAACCTCTCGCCCTAAAGCCAAAACTTTAATTAATAAAATACAAGAGTGTGGCGGACTCGAAGGAATTTGTTTTAATCCAGGAGAAGATCCGTTTAGTGGTCATCATTATGATTTAGGCATTCTACAAATGGCTAATGGCAATTTATATCTTTTTGGAGAATTTTTAGCTGATGATCCCGAACATATTCAAGCTCGTCGTAAATGGGACAATCGCTGTCAACAAACTAAAGGATATTGTGGGTTAATTGTGGCGATGGGAGTGACCGGATCTTCTCGTGGCAAACCTCAACTTAATGATATGATGGCTTTATTTGAAACCAAAGCCGTAGATAGTCAAGTTTTAGCGATGGGGGTTTTACAATTAATGCCACAATTTGAGTTTTAA